The [Limnothrix rosea] IAM M-220 nucleotide sequence CAAACTTTTGTTAATATTGATACCAACCGAGAATTTTTGAGAGGAACCGACCTACCATGACCGATAAAAAAATTGCTATTTCTCCATCTATTTTGTCCGCTGACTTTAGCCGTCTCGGAGAAGAAATCAAAGCTGTAGACGAAGCTGGCGCAGACTGGATCCACGTTGATGTCATGGATGGTCGTTTCGTTCCCAACATCACCATTGGCCCCTTAATCGTTGAGGCAATTCGCCCCTACACCAAAAAGCCCCTAGACGTACACCTGATGATCGTTGAACCCGAAAAGTACGTCGCGAATTTTGCAAAAGCTGGCGCTGATATTATTTCTGTCCACGCTGAGCACACAGCTTCTCCTCACCTCCACCGCACCCTCTGCCAAATCCGTGAATTAGGCAAAAAGTCTGGCGTTGTCCTCAATCCCTCTACTCCCCTCGACATCATTGAGCATGTGCTTGATGTGTGTGACCTCATTCTCATCATGAGTGTGAACCCCGGTTTTGGCGGTCAGAGCTTCATCCCTTCCATGGTTTCGAAGATCCAAAAGCTCCGCGCTATGTGTGATGAGCGTGGTCTTGATCCTTGGATCGAAGTTGACGGCGGCATCAAGCCCAACAATGCATGGCAAGTGATTGATGCTGGTGCTAATGCAATTGTGGCTGGCTCTGCAGTATTCAAAGCTGACGACTACGCAACTGCTATTGAAGGCATCCGTAATAGCAAGAAGCCTGAAGCTGTTGCAGCATAGGTCTTTTGCTCCACTCCAGATTTAAAAATCATCCTTGAAACAGTAAAGGGAAAGCTTTCTAGCCTTCCCTTTTTTATTAGATGAAATTGAGTTTTGAAGGTTTTGCCTTAACCCAAGCGACGCTTTAATAATGGCTGAATCAACGTTAGGGCGATCGCGCTAAATACAGTTAGAAGACCAAGCACTGCCGTAAAGTTCAAATCCGCCCAAGGGGAACTAAACACCACACTATTTAAAGACCAGTCAGCGTTCATATATAAATAGCGAATTGGTTCGATCGCATAGGTGAGAGGATTTAGGCTAGCGACAATTTGCAGCCAGTTTGCCATAAAATCCAGAGGTGCAAGGGCAGTACTCGCAAAAAGCAAAGGCAAATTTGTCACGAAAATTACAGCGATTAATTCAATATGTCCCGGCAGGGCGAAAGCAAGACCTAGACTCAAAGCCGTAACGCTGAGGACAATCAGAAAAACAACTAAGGCGATCGCCCCCAAACCAGCGAGAGAAGGTAAACCCGCACCCAGCAAAGCACTCGCCCCAACAATCACCGCTGTTTGAATTAACGTCAGCCCCATAATATAAACCGTCGAAGCCGCAACAATCGAGTAACGCGTAGAGAGAGGCGCGACTAAAAGGCGATTCAAAAAACCAAACTCACGGTCAAACATCACCGGCAAACCAGCATTTAATGCCCCCGAAAAAGCCGTAAACACAATAATCCCCGGCGCGAGAAACTGAGCATAATTAATATCATTACCAAACAATCCCTGCGGAGCCTTATAAAAAAGTGCCCCGAAAAGCACCAACCACATAAACGGCTGCACAATTCCCGCGATCAAAGTAGATGGACGACGCTGCAGCTGAATAACTAAACGCTTCGTGAGAGCAGTTGTTTCCTGTACGAAGTTCGCAAAATTACCACTCGGCTCAGCTTCAAGATTGGCATCCGGCGAAAATATAGTGTCTGTCTTCACAATTGATTGACTCATGGAATTCTCAAAACCCTGTAACGATAAGTGTTTTGTGGTATTTCTTACCCTATAGGTTAACGTATTTTAAAATACCGCTGAAAGAAAAAGAGCAGGCGATCGCCAGACAAGACACCGAACCCAAACCTCAAGAAAATCCCCTAAACCCTCCGCACTAGCCAGCCCGAACGATGACACCTCAACAATCAGCTAAAGCAAACCTAACCACCCAATTATGACTAAAAAACAAGACGACTAGCCATATACCCAACCACTTCCAACATCACATACATTGATACGATATATCTTA carries:
- the rpe gene encoding ribulose-phosphate 3-epimerase, with product MTDKKIAISPSILSADFSRLGEEIKAVDEAGADWIHVDVMDGRFVPNITIGPLIVEAIRPYTKKPLDVHLMIVEPEKYVANFAKAGADIISVHAEHTASPHLHRTLCQIRELGKKSGVVLNPSTPLDIIEHVLDVCDLILIMSVNPGFGGQSFIPSMVSKIQKLRAMCDERGLDPWIEVDGGIKPNNAWQVIDAGANAIVAGSAVFKADDYATAIEGIRNSKKPEAVAA
- a CDS encoding ABC transporter permease; translation: MSQSIVKTDTIFSPDANLEAEPSGNFANFVQETTALTKRLVIQLQRRPSTLIAGIVQPFMWLVLFGALFYKAPQGLFGNDINYAQFLAPGIIVFTAFSGALNAGLPVMFDREFGFLNRLLVAPLSTRYSIVAASTVYIMGLTLIQTAVIVGASALLGAGLPSLAGLGAIALVVFLIVLSVTALSLGLAFALPGHIELIAVIFVTNLPLLFASTALAPLDFMANWLQIVASLNPLTYAIEPIRYLYMNADWSLNSVVFSSPWADLNFTAVLGLLTVFSAIALTLIQPLLKRRLG